In one Arachis duranensis cultivar V14167 chromosome 9, aradu.V14167.gnm2.J7QH, whole genome shotgun sequence genomic region, the following are encoded:
- the LOC110275249 gene encoding GPN-loop GTPase QQT2-like, with the protein MNKFHIEGSSSFGNGSPNFRRKPVIIIVVGMTGTGKTTFLHRLVYHTQMSNIWGYVVNLDPAIMTLPFAANIDIRDTVKYKEVMKQFNLGPNGGILTSLNLFATKFDEVIIAYWFMKHFGFNLTYYPIYSFLN; encoded by the exons ATGAACAAATTCCATATTGAAGGATCATCATCATTTGGGAATGGATCACCTAACTTCAGAAGAAAACCGGTCATTATCATAGTTGTAGGAATGACAG GTACTGGGAAAACAACATTTCTTCATAGGTTGGTTTACCACACACAAATGTCAAATATTTGGGGTTATGTGGTCAATCTCGACCCAGCTATCATGACCCTGCCGTTTGCTGCAAACATTGATATTAGAGATACTGTTAAGTACAAAGAAGTCATGAAGCAGTTCAACCTTGGCCCTAATGGTGGAATTTTGACTTCCCTTAACTTGTTTGCTACCAAGTTTGACGAGGTAATAATTGCTTATTGGTTCATGAAACATTTTGGTTTCAATCTTACTTATTACCCTATTTACTCC